In Ensifer canadensis, a genomic segment contains:
- a CDS encoding PLP-dependent transferase produces the protein MNNGFDPFDHASLIVAHDEGNAFDAVVPPIVQTSLFTFKDYDDMVATYKGERVRPIYTRGLNPTVRMFEEMLAKLEGAEDAIGFASGMAAISSTVMSFVEPGDRIVAVNHVYPDAFRLFGTHLKRMKVEVTYVDGRDEEAVARALPGAKLFYMESPTSWVMDTHDVAALAKLAKQQGILTAIDNSWASPIFQQPISLGVDLVIHSASKYLGGHSDVVAGVVAGSKDLIGRIRSEAYPYLGGKLSPFDAWLLIRGLRTLPIRMKAHERSALTVAQRLQAHPLVETVCHPGLGNTLPPGLSGTSGLFSFIFRDGVDVRRFADHLDLFKLGVSWGGHESLIVPGEVVLSQKAQPNSAAAFGISPRSVRLHVGLEGTEALWSDLEAAMSAASSG, from the coding sequence ATGAACAACGGCTTCGATCCGTTCGACCACGCCTCTTTGATCGTCGCGCACGACGAGGGCAATGCCTTTGACGCCGTCGTGCCGCCGATCGTCCAGACCTCGCTGTTCACCTTCAAGGACTATGACGACATGGTCGCGACCTACAAGGGCGAACGCGTGCGGCCGATCTACACCCGCGGCCTCAACCCGACGGTGCGCATGTTCGAGGAGATGCTGGCGAAACTGGAAGGGGCAGAGGACGCGATCGGCTTTGCCAGCGGCATGGCGGCAATCTCCTCCACCGTGATGTCCTTCGTCGAGCCCGGCGACCGCATCGTCGCCGTCAACCATGTCTATCCCGACGCTTTCCGGCTCTTCGGCACCCATCTGAAGCGCATGAAGGTCGAGGTGACCTATGTCGACGGCCGCGATGAGGAGGCCGTCGCCAGGGCTCTGCCCGGCGCCAAGCTCTTCTACATGGAAAGCCCGACAAGCTGGGTCATGGACACCCATGACGTGGCAGCACTGGCAAAACTCGCAAAACAGCAGGGCATCCTCACCGCCATCGACAACAGCTGGGCGAGCCCGATCTTCCAGCAGCCGATTTCGCTCGGCGTCGATCTGGTCATCCATTCGGCCTCGAAATATCTCGGCGGGCACAGCGACGTGGTCGCAGGCGTCGTCGCCGGCTCGAAGGACCTGATTGGCCGCATCCGTTCGGAAGCCTACCCCTATCTCGGCGGCAAGCTCTCGCCCTTCGATGCCTGGCTCCTGATCCGCGGTCTTCGCACCCTGCCGATCCGCATGAAGGCGCACGAGCGTTCGGCGCTGACGGTAGCGCAGCGCCTGCAGGCCCATCCGCTGGTCGAGACCGTCTGCCATCCCGGCCTTGGCAACACCTTGCCGCCGGGCCTGTCCGGCACATCGGGTCTCTTCTCTTTCATCTTCCGCGACGGCGTCGATGTCAGACGCTTCGCCGACCACCTCGACCTGTTCAAGCTCGGCGTTTCCTGGGGCGGACACGAAAGCCTGATCGTGCCGGGCGAAGTCGTGCTGTCACAGAAAGCCCAGCCCAATTCCGCGGCCGCCTTCGGCATCTCACCGCGGTCCGTACGGCTCCATGTCGGCCTGGAGGGAACGGAGGCCCTCTGGAGCGATCTTGAAGCGGCGATGTCTGCCGCTTCGTCAGGCTGA
- a CDS encoding ABC transporter ATP-binding protein — protein MASIDIANIRKSYGIHPVLHDVDLKIGDGEFVVLVGPSGCGKSTLLRMIAGLESVTSGEIRIAGKRVNELAPKDRDIAMVFQSYALYPHMSVANNMSYSLRLRKTAKEKIASVVSGAASKLGLDPLLERRPRALSGGQRQRVAMGRAIVREPKAFLFDEPLSNLDARLREQMRAEIKKLHKDLGATSIYVTHDQIEAMTLADRIVAMNGGFVQQVGSPLDLYDRPANLFVAGFIGSPGMNFFEGTYRNGEAPRFETAGGVTIPAQVHAELIDGASTTLGIRPEHVELGTTAPDALKATVDLVEPTGFGIILHLSFGKASFKAFTNDRTFLNAAGEIPVRLPPERLHFFDAAGNRV, from the coding sequence ATGGCTTCCATCGATATCGCCAACATCCGTAAATCCTACGGCATCCACCCGGTCCTGCACGATGTGGACCTGAAGATCGGCGACGGCGAATTCGTCGTGCTGGTCGGCCCGTCCGGCTGCGGCAAGTCCACCCTGCTGCGCATGATCGCCGGCCTTGAAAGCGTGACGTCAGGCGAAATCCGCATCGCCGGAAAACGCGTCAACGAACTGGCCCCGAAGGACCGCGACATCGCCATGGTGTTCCAGTCCTATGCGCTCTATCCGCATATGTCGGTCGCCAACAACATGAGCTACAGCCTAAGGCTCCGGAAGACGGCCAAGGAAAAGATCGCCAGCGTCGTCTCCGGTGCTGCGTCGAAGCTCGGTCTCGACCCGCTGCTCGAGCGTCGCCCGCGCGCCCTTTCCGGCGGCCAGCGCCAGCGCGTCGCCATGGGCCGCGCCATCGTGCGCGAACCCAAGGCCTTTCTCTTCGACGAGCCGCTGTCAAACCTCGACGCGCGCCTGCGCGAACAGATGCGCGCCGAGATCAAGAAGCTGCACAAGGATCTGGGCGCCACCTCGATCTACGTCACCCACGACCAGATCGAGGCGATGACACTTGCCGACCGGATCGTCGCCATGAACGGCGGTTTCGTGCAGCAGGTCGGCAGCCCGCTCGATCTCTACGACCGTCCGGCAAACCTCTTCGTTGCCGGCTTCATCGGCTCGCCCGGCATGAACTTCTTCGAAGGCACCTACCGAAACGGCGAAGCGCCACGTTTCGAGACTGCGGGCGGCGTAACCATTCCGGCGCAAGTGCATGCGGAACTGATTGACGGGGCCAGCACGACGCTCGGCATTCGGCCGGAACATGTCGAGCTCGGCACCACGGCGCCGGATGCGCTGAAGGCAACGGTCGACCTGGTCGAACCAACCGGCTTCGGCATCATCCTGCATTTGTCCTTCGGCAAGGCCAGCTTCAAGGCCTTTACCAACGACCGCACTTTCCTCAATGCAGCCGGCGAAATCCCGGTACGACTGCCGCCCGAGCGACTGCATTTCTTCGACGCCGCCGGCAATCGGGTCTGA
- a CDS encoding FadR/GntR family transcriptional regulator has translation MTEQARAALLPLPPADRAQQVIAALADYIQQSGLKAGDRLPAERELMMALAVGRSTVREVIRHFQALGVVEARKGSGTYLLRAISAGTVHMPLTLDAGHLRDVLLMTLEVRRGIEVEANMVAARRRTDADLEIIEVKLNEMERVHIAKGTSGPEDLAFHLAIYDATHNPLFRQLLEQMREAFERFWEEPFDRSDFARRSFPFHRTLFNAIAAKDPDTAREETLKILAIVEEDIKEMSK, from the coding sequence ATGACTGAACAAGCAAGAGCAGCGCTTCTGCCACTGCCGCCCGCCGACCGGGCGCAACAGGTCATTGCCGCGCTCGCCGATTACATCCAACAATCTGGCCTGAAAGCCGGCGATCGCCTACCGGCGGAGCGCGAACTGATGATGGCGCTTGCCGTCGGGCGCTCGACCGTGCGCGAAGTCATCCGCCATTTCCAGGCGCTCGGCGTCGTCGAAGCGCGCAAGGGCAGCGGCACCTATCTGCTGCGCGCCATCTCGGCCGGCACCGTGCATATGCCGCTGACGCTCGACGCCGGGCATCTTCGCGACGTGCTTTTGATGACGCTCGAGGTCCGCCGCGGCATTGAAGTCGAAGCCAATATGGTCGCAGCGCGCCGACGCACCGACGCAGACCTTGAGATCATCGAAGTGAAGCTCAATGAGATGGAGCGGGTGCACATCGCCAAGGGCACCTCAGGCCCGGAAGACCTCGCCTTCCACCTGGCGATATACGACGCCACCCACAATCCCTTGTTCCGGCAGTTGCTCGAACAGATGCGGGAAGCCTTCGAACGCTTCTGGGAAGAGCCCTTCGACCGTTCGGATTTCGCCCGCCGTTCCTTCCCATTCCACCGCACCCTCTTCAACGCGATCGCGGCAAAGGATCCCGATACCGCGCGCGAAGAAACGCTGAAAATCCTCGCAATCGTCGAGGAAGACATCAAGGAAATGTCCAAATGA
- a CDS encoding carbohydrate ABC transporter permease — protein MAYAARHDGLPARRPLMKRITDGAAPYLYSAPALILIVTVMLVPLALGVSYAFRDIQLLNPFSGAFIGLDHFRALSQDQAFYRALRNTLWWTGASVFLQFFLGLILALLLDKPFYGRGLAQALVFLPWAVPSFLAGLNWSWLFNPVVGPLPHWFYALGIMSEPSNILSDPHLAMWGPIIANVWWGIPFFAITLLAALQAIPRDLYEAASIDGAGPVQRFLSITLPFLAPTIAITILLRTVWISNFADLIIVMTNGGPADRTQIVASYIFTQAFKRLDFGYASAIALVLLALLLAYSMLIVILRQWLLSKD, from the coding sequence ATGGCCTATGCCGCCCGCCATGACGGCCTGCCCGCACGCCGGCCGCTGATGAAGCGTATCACCGATGGTGCTGCGCCCTATCTCTATAGCGCGCCGGCGCTGATCCTGATCGTCACCGTCATGCTGGTGCCGTTGGCGCTCGGCGTCTCCTACGCCTTCCGCGATATTCAGCTGCTCAATCCATTCTCCGGCGCCTTCATCGGCCTCGACCACTTCCGGGCGCTGTCGCAGGACCAGGCTTTCTACCGGGCGCTGCGCAACACGCTGTGGTGGACGGGCGCCTCGGTCTTCCTGCAGTTTTTCCTCGGGCTGATCCTCGCTTTGCTGCTCGACAAGCCGTTTTACGGCCGAGGCCTGGCGCAGGCGCTCGTCTTCCTGCCCTGGGCGGTGCCGAGCTTCCTGGCCGGTCTCAACTGGTCCTGGCTGTTCAATCCGGTCGTCGGACCGTTGCCACACTGGTTCTACGCGCTCGGCATCATGAGCGAGCCGTCCAACATCCTTTCCGATCCGCATCTGGCGATGTGGGGGCCGATCATCGCCAATGTCTGGTGGGGCATCCCGTTCTTCGCCATCACCCTGCTTGCCGCCCTCCAGGCGATCCCGCGTGATCTCTATGAAGCCGCCAGCATCGACGGCGCCGGCCCGGTGCAGCGGTTCCTGTCGATCACCCTGCCCTTCCTGGCGCCGACGATCGCCATCACCATTCTCCTGCGCACCGTTTGGATCTCGAATTTCGCCGACCTGATCATCGTCATGACCAATGGCGGTCCGGCCGATCGCACCCAGATCGTCGCCAGCTACATCTTCACCCAGGCCTTCAAGCGGCTCGACTTCGGCTACGCTTCGGCGATCGCGCTGGTGCTTCTGGCACTGCTGCTCGCCTACTCCATGCTGATTGTCATCCTGCGCCAATGGCTGCTGAGCAAGGATTGA
- a CDS encoding M24 family metallopeptidase: protein MKEQTKARLAALRTKMNETGSGLVALAPGSHMDWLIGYHPHPDERPCLLLIGPQKEAFLMPALNAEGTREHTDIDFYNWSDAEGPVEALTLALAGIGAEKPGRVVIDETMRADFALLLIDNLPEDTARDFTPETLGALRMRKDRSEYELLKMNAGIADRAMQAAFAKIRPGMTEKELAAEIRSHFLSEGAAPAFWIVGAGGNGAFPHHSASERVIAEGDAVVIDIGGRKQGFPSDITRMAIVGRAPEGYGQIHTIVERAVQAALKAARPGVLAKTVDDAARKVIADAGYGEYFVHRTGHGMGIDGHEPPYITATSETVLEEGMVFSIEPGIYLPGRFGIRLEDIVILRADGPEVLSSLPRDAHIAQI, encoded by the coding sequence ATGAAAGAACAGACGAAAGCACGCCTTGCCGCCCTGCGGACCAAGATGAACGAAACCGGCAGCGGGCTGGTGGCACTCGCCCCCGGATCGCACATGGATTGGTTGATCGGCTATCATCCGCATCCCGACGAACGCCCCTGCCTGCTGCTGATCGGCCCGCAGAAGGAAGCCTTCCTGATGCCGGCGCTCAATGCCGAGGGCACCCGCGAACATACGGATATCGATTTCTACAACTGGTCCGATGCCGAAGGACCAGTTGAGGCTCTGACTTTGGCGCTTGCCGGGATCGGCGCGGAAAAGCCCGGCCGCGTGGTGATCGACGAGACCATGCGCGCCGATTTCGCGCTGCTGCTCATCGACAATCTGCCCGAGGACACTGCCCGCGACTTTACACCTGAGACGCTCGGTGCCCTGCGCATGCGCAAGGACAGGAGCGAATACGAGCTGCTGAAGATGAATGCCGGCATCGCCGATCGCGCCATGCAGGCGGCCTTCGCCAAGATCCGCCCCGGCATGACCGAGAAGGAACTGGCCGCAGAAATCCGCTCGCACTTCTTATCCGAAGGTGCGGCACCGGCCTTCTGGATTGTCGGCGCCGGCGGCAACGGCGCTTTCCCACATCATTCCGCCAGCGAACGGGTCATTGCCGAAGGCGACGCCGTCGTTATCGACATCGGCGGCCGCAAGCAGGGCTTCCCGAGCGACATCACCCGCATGGCGATCGTCGGCCGCGCACCGGAAGGTTACGGCCAGATCCACACGATCGTCGAGCGGGCCGTTCAGGCAGCGCTCAAGGCGGCTCGTCCAGGCGTTCTCGCCAAGACCGTGGACGATGCAGCACGCAAGGTGATCGCGGACGCCGGCTACGGCGAATATTTCGTCCACCGCACAGGTCACGGCATGGGCATCGACGGCCACGAGCCACCCTACATCACGGCAACGTCGGAAACGGTTCTGGAGGAAGGCATGGTCTTCTCGATCGAACCCGGCATCTACCTGCCCGGTCGCTTCGGCATCCGGCTCGAGGATATCGTCATCCTGCGCGCGGACGGGCCGGAAGTGCTGTCGTCGCTGCCGCGCGACGCCCATATCGCGCAAATCTGA
- a CDS encoding carbohydrate ABC transporter permease, with translation MRAKPILLVAAHRLAILAYIAFALFPLYWLLKVAVTPNDLLYSEGIRMWPSRASLEHFDFVLRHSAFPVFFKNSLIVSGSTAIIVTILASLSGYALSRFNFRGKYWLVALMLLTQMFPLVMLVAPIFKILSPLGLTNSLTGLVIVYTAFNVPFATFLMQSFFDGIPKDLEEAAMIDGATQFVAFRQIILPLTLPGIAATLGFVFTAAWSELLFSLMLISGNDQATFPVGLLSFVSKFSVDFGQMMAAGVLALIPACLFFLLIQRYLVQGLTAGAVKG, from the coding sequence ATGCGCGCCAAACCCATCCTTCTCGTAGCCGCACATCGACTGGCGATCCTCGCCTATATCGCCTTCGCGCTCTTCCCGCTCTACTGGCTGCTGAAGGTCGCAGTCACGCCCAACGACCTGCTCTACTCCGAAGGCATTCGGATGTGGCCTTCGCGCGCCAGCCTCGAGCATTTCGATTTCGTGCTGCGCCACAGCGCCTTCCCGGTGTTCTTCAAAAACAGCCTGATCGTTTCGGGCTCGACGGCGATCATCGTCACCATCCTTGCCTCGCTCTCGGGATACGCGCTGTCGCGCTTCAACTTCCGCGGAAAGTACTGGCTGGTGGCGCTGATGCTGCTGACGCAGATGTTCCCGCTCGTCATGCTCGTCGCACCGATCTTCAAGATCCTGTCGCCGCTCGGCCTCACCAACAGCCTGACCGGCCTCGTCATCGTCTACACCGCTTTCAACGTGCCGTTTGCCACCTTCCTGATGCAGTCCTTCTTCGACGGTATTCCGAAGGATCTCGAAGAGGCGGCGATGATCGACGGCGCAACCCAGTTCGTGGCCTTCCGCCAGATCATCCTGCCGCTGACGCTTCCGGGCATTGCCGCAACCCTCGGCTTCGTCTTCACCGCTGCCTGGAGCGAGCTTCTGTTTTCGCTGATGCTGATCTCGGGCAACGACCAGGCGACTTTTCCGGTCGGGCTGCTGTCCTTCGTGTCGAAATTCTCGGTCGACTTCGGCCAGATGATGGCCGCCGGCGTGCTGGCGCTGATCCCGGCCTGCCTCTTCTTCCTGCTCATTCAACGCTATCTCGTCCAGGGCCTGACGGCCGGCGCGGTCAAAGGCTGA
- a CDS encoding GntR family transcriptional regulator: MKTPSLPLLDRPEGMTTHDYAFARLRQAIMVGSFRPGTSVTIRGLAEALESSPTPVREALRQLTSIGALQFLENRRIVVPRITPARFEELISLRIALESHAARRAVAHLSERQIERISAIDDSIEDEIQRGDQVAALIANQAFHRTIYTANPDQIVMPLIESVWLQLGPILGIAMEHVSELYVVDRHREAIDALRRRDEDAVADAIAADIREGIGGFDQQAVARLLKLAA, encoded by the coding sequence TTGAAGACCCCATCGCTGCCTCTTCTCGACCGGCCAGAGGGCATGACCACGCATGACTATGCCTTTGCCAGGCTTCGCCAGGCGATCATGGTCGGCAGCTTCCGCCCCGGCACTTCGGTCACGATCAGGGGGCTTGCCGAAGCGCTGGAGAGCAGCCCGACGCCGGTGCGCGAGGCCCTGCGGCAGCTCACTTCCATCGGCGCTCTGCAATTCCTTGAAAACCGCCGCATCGTCGTGCCGCGCATCACGCCCGCCCGTTTCGAAGAGCTGATATCGCTTCGCATCGCGCTCGAGAGCCATGCCGCGCGCCGAGCCGTCGCCCATCTTTCGGAGCGGCAGATCGAACGAATCTCAGCGATCGACGACAGCATCGAGGACGAAATCCAACGCGGCGACCAGGTGGCGGCGCTGATCGCCAACCAGGCCTTCCACCGGACGATCTACACCGCCAATCCGGACCAGATCGTCATGCCGCTGATCGAAAGCGTCTGGCTGCAACTGGGTCCGATCCTCGGCATCGCCATGGAGCATGTGAGCGAACTCTATGTCGTCGACCGCCATCGCGAGGCGATCGACGCCTTGCGCCGCCGCGACGAGGATGCCGTTGCCGATGCCATTGCAGCCGATATTCGCGAGGGTATCGGCGGCTTCGACCAGCAGGCCGTCGCGCGCCTGCTGAAGCTTGCAGCCTGA
- a CDS encoding helix-turn-helix domain-containing protein codes for MDSQSRPGDPASELPSLGDRLRERRKALKLTLKEVADRADFSVGFISQIERGITVPSLTSLVAVCRVLKVEVGTFLNSPRVATPFTRHDQRRAYALAGSPDNNISYERLSASFPGSVLRSTVVHTPPGHRSEAMTHEGEEMFFVLQGALTIEIDGEETVLETGDSAHFLSGLTHLTWNHTSEPTVILHTCTMDVFGDAQAMETPEGAFAVTRAEDRRSASASPGKGAG; via the coding sequence GTGGATTCGCAGTCTCGGCCGGGTGATCCGGCATCGGAGCTTCCTTCGCTCGGCGATCGGCTGCGCGAGCGGCGCAAGGCCCTGAAGCTGACGCTCAAGGAAGTTGCCGATCGGGCCGATTTCTCTGTGGGCTTCATCTCCCAGATCGAGCGCGGCATCACCGTGCCGTCGCTGACGTCGCTGGTCGCGGTCTGTCGGGTGCTGAAGGTCGAGGTCGGGACATTCCTCAATTCGCCGAGGGTGGCAACGCCATTTACCCGCCACGATCAGCGCCGCGCCTATGCGCTCGCTGGGTCGCCCGACAACAACATATCCTATGAACGCCTGTCGGCTTCCTTTCCCGGCAGCGTTCTGCGCAGCACCGTGGTGCACACACCGCCCGGCCACCGCAGCGAAGCCATGACCCACGAGGGCGAAGAGATGTTCTTCGTTCTCCAGGGCGCACTGACGATCGAGATTGATGGCGAAGAGACGGTGCTGGAAACGGGCGATTCCGCACATTTCCTGTCGGGTCTGACCCACCTCACCTGGAACCACACCAGCGAACCGACGGTGATCCTGCACACCTGCACGATGGATGTCTTCGGCGACGCGCAGGCAATGGAGACGCCGGAAGGCGCATTCGCGGTAACACGCGCCGAGGACCGTCGCAGTGCCTCGGCAAGCCCCGGCAAGGGCGCCGGATAG
- a CDS encoding c-type cytochrome — MRNFVVALAFSTTLLCPVAALAQEGDAGAGATVFKKCAICHVADSDTNKVGPSLNHVLGRTAGTHPDFKYSPAMIDAGKGGLVWDEATLRDYLHNPKAKVKGTKMVFPGLKDEGDISNLLAYLKQYSQ, encoded by the coding sequence ATGCGAAATTTTGTTGTTGCCCTTGCCTTTTCGACAACGCTGCTCTGTCCCGTCGCCGCCCTCGCGCAAGAGGGCGATGCGGGGGCCGGCGCGACCGTCTTCAAGAAATGCGCCATCTGTCATGTCGCCGACAGCGACACCAACAAGGTCGGTCCTTCGCTCAATCATGTGCTGGGCAGAACAGCCGGCACGCATCCGGACTTCAAGTATTCGCCGGCGATGATCGATGCCGGCAAGGGTGGGCTTGTCTGGGACGAGGCGACGCTGCGCGATTATCTCCACAATCCGAAGGCGAAAGTGAAGGGCACAAAGATGGTCTTTCCCGGCCTGAAGGACGAAGGCGATATCTCCAACCTGCTCGCCTATCTCAAGCAATATTCGCAGTAG
- a CDS encoding ABC transporter substrate-binding protein gives MRKLITATLLATLMAGSALADTKLKLVEVITSPERTETLKSIVAKFEAANPGTTVEIISLPWGEAFQKFATMVSAGELPDVMEMPDTWLSLYANNGMLESLEPYLEKWEHTPGLTERTLELGRDIKNTAYMLPYGFYLRAMFYNKKLLSEAGVSEPPKTMDDFVKASEAVSKLPGKSGYCLRGGPGGLNGWVMFGATMAGSNKFFNEDGTSTMNSEGWVNGLTWVIDLYKKGLAPKDSVNWGFNEIVAGFYSGTCAFLDQDPDALIAIAERMKSEDFGVTTMPKGPSGKAFTTIGFAGWSMLAASQNKDLSWKLIETLEGPEGNIEWNKRTGALPVHKAAEKDPFYASPQFKGWFDELADKDVVLTVMPTYLEEFAFFKDSLAIKTTQEALLGDITPTDLANQWAEYLTKAQQKHLAKK, from the coding sequence ATGAGGAAACTGATTACCGCCACTCTGCTTGCCACCCTGATGGCAGGAAGTGCACTGGCCGATACCAAGCTGAAGCTGGTCGAGGTCATCACCAGCCCCGAGCGCACCGAAACGCTGAAATCGATCGTCGCCAAGTTTGAAGCCGCAAATCCGGGCACCACGGTCGAGATCATCTCACTGCCCTGGGGCGAAGCCTTCCAGAAGTTCGCGACCATGGTTTCGGCCGGCGAGCTGCCCGACGTGATGGAAATGCCCGACACCTGGCTTTCGCTCTATGCCAACAACGGCATGCTTGAAAGCCTCGAGCCCTATCTCGAAAAGTGGGAGCACACGCCGGGCCTGACCGAGCGTACGCTCGAGCTCGGCCGCGACATCAAGAACACCGCCTACATGCTGCCCTACGGCTTCTATCTGCGCGCCATGTTCTACAACAAGAAGCTCTTGTCGGAGGCCGGCGTCAGCGAACCGCCGAAGACCATGGACGATTTCGTCAAGGCATCGGAAGCCGTCTCCAAGCTGCCGGGCAAATCCGGCTACTGCCTGCGCGGCGGTCCTGGTGGCCTCAACGGCTGGGTGATGTTCGGCGCGACCATGGCCGGCAGCAACAAATTCTTCAATGAGGACGGCACGTCGACCATGAACAGCGAAGGCTGGGTCAACGGTCTCACCTGGGTGATCGACCTCTACAAGAAGGGGCTGGCGCCGAAGGACAGCGTCAACTGGGGCTTCAACGAAATCGTCGCCGGCTTCTATAGCGGCACCTGCGCCTTCCTCGACCAGGACCCGGACGCGCTGATCGCCATTGCCGAGCGGATGAAGTCGGAAGATTTCGGCGTCACCACCATGCCGAAGGGACCGAGCGGCAAGGCCTTCACCACCATCGGCTTTGCCGGCTGGTCGATGCTTGCGGCGAGCCAGAACAAGGACCTCTCCTGGAAGCTGATCGAAACGCTCGAAGGGCCCGAAGGCAACATCGAGTGGAACAAGCGCACCGGTGCCTTGCCCGTCCACAAGGCGGCGGAAAAGGATCCGTTCTATGCGAGCCCGCAGTTCAAGGGCTGGTTCGACGAGCTTGCCGACAAGGACGTCGTTTTGACGGTCATGCCGACCTACCTCGAAGAATTCGCCTTCTTCAAGGATTCGCTGGCGATCAAGACGACGCAGGAAGCCCTACTCGGCGACATCACGCCGACGGATCTCGCCAACCAGTGGGCCGAGTACCTCACCAAGGCGCAGCAGAAGCACCTCGCCAAGAAGTGA
- a CDS encoding glutamine synthetase family protein, which yields MSLDAEDPSAFKAWLEQNGPIESIQAVVCDLNGIMRGKRVPVEQASKVLGGGIRMPLSIVGVDVWGEDIINSEQVFASGDRDGICAVTGRGALPVNWTSRPSALVPLWLLLEDGKPFLADPRQALAAIVREYQELGLRPVVATEMEFYLIDPEPDSAVPPISPYTGKRLDSDAILSIDELDDFGEFFSDVYKECARQNVPADAAIAENGIGQFEINLLHTDDPLKAADDAIFFKRIVKGVARKHGLAATFMAKPYGTRSGNGMHIHFSLLDADGNNVFNDGSDEGSAVLKNAVAGLLRGMPETTLMFAPHFNSYRRLRPDTHAPTAVCWGYENRTSAIRIPGGNPAARRIEHRVAGADANPYLVIAAILGAALVGIRNKWKPSAPVTGRAYTAEKLPKIPADWGQAVDAFEAGPIAAEIFDPTLRSMLIACKRQEIAGFAEQVTDYEFSAYLEIV from the coding sequence ATGTCCCTCGACGCGGAAGACCCGAGCGCCTTCAAGGCCTGGCTGGAGCAGAACGGCCCTATCGAAAGCATCCAGGCCGTGGTCTGCGACCTGAACGGTATCATGCGCGGCAAGCGTGTACCCGTGGAGCAGGCCTCCAAGGTGCTGGGGGGCGGCATCCGCATGCCGCTGTCGATCGTCGGCGTCGACGTCTGGGGCGAAGACATCATCAACAGCGAGCAGGTGTTTGCTAGCGGCGATAGGGACGGTATCTGCGCCGTTACCGGGCGCGGCGCGTTGCCGGTCAACTGGACCTCGCGGCCAAGTGCTCTGGTGCCGCTGTGGCTGCTGCTCGAGGACGGCAAGCCGTTCCTCGCCGATCCGCGCCAGGCGCTGGCGGCGATCGTACGCGAGTATCAGGAGTTGGGGTTGCGCCCCGTGGTCGCGACCGAAATGGAATTCTATCTGATCGACCCTGAGCCCGACAGCGCCGTGCCTCCGATTTCGCCCTATACCGGCAAGCGGCTCGATTCCGATGCGATCCTGTCGATCGACGAACTCGACGATTTCGGCGAGTTCTTCTCCGACGTCTACAAGGAATGTGCCCGCCAGAACGTGCCGGCGGATGCGGCGATCGCCGAGAATGGCATCGGCCAGTTCGAGATCAACCTGCTGCACACCGACGATCCCTTGAAGGCGGCTGATGACGCGATCTTCTTCAAGCGCATCGTCAAGGGCGTCGCCCGCAAGCACGGGCTGGCGGCGACCTTCATGGCCAAGCCCTATGGCACCCGCTCGGGCAACGGCATGCACATCCATTTCAGCCTGCTCGACGCTGATGGCAACAATGTCTTCAACGACGGCAGCGACGAAGGGTCGGCGGTCCTCAAGAATGCCGTCGCGGGCCTTTTGCGCGGCATGCCGGAAACGACGCTTATGTTTGCGCCGCATTTCAATTCCTACCGTCGACTGCGGCCGGATACGCACGCGCCGACGGCCGTGTGCTGGGGCTATGAAAACCGGACATCGGCGATCCGCATCCCCGGCGGCAATCCGGCAGCGCGCCGCATCGAGCACCGGGTGGCCGGCGCTGACGCTAACCCCTATCTCGTCATCGCCGCGATCCTCGGCGCGGCTCTCGTCGGTATCCGCAACAAATGGAAACCCTCGGCGCCGGTGACGGGCCGGGCCTATACGGCGGAGAAACTGCCCAAAATTCCCGCCGATTGGGGGCAGGCGGTCGATGCCTTCGAGGCAGGGCCGATTGCCGCCGAGATCTTCGATCCGACGCTGCGCTCGATGCTGATCGCCTGCAAGAGGCAGGAGATCGCCGGCTTTGCCGAGCAGGTGACGGACTATGAATTCAGCGCTTACCTGGAAATCGTGTGA